In a genomic window of Amphiprion ocellaris isolate individual 3 ecotype Okinawa chromosome 11, ASM2253959v1, whole genome shotgun sequence:
- the arhgef7a gene encoding rho guanine nucleotide exchange factor 7a isoform X4 — MNSAEQTVTWLITLGVLESPKKTISDPEAFLQSSLKDGVVLCRLLERLSPGSTEKIYQEPKNDGECLSNIKEFLKGCTSFRVEPFEASDLLLGLNFSKVLSSLVALNKVTADIGVGSDSVCARHSSAHRIKSFESLSSQASLGRSSKLLQNQFRSLDMSENSGQQLLVKARFNFQQTNEDELTFSKGDIIGVTRQEEGGWWEGMLNGKTGWFPSNYVREVKGSDKQVSPKSGTLKSPPKGFDTSAISKTYYNLVLQNILETETEYSKDLQSLLTNYLRPLQNIDKLGGSEVALILGNLEEISTFQQMLVQSLEECTKLPESQQRVGGFFLNLMPQMKALYVGYCSNHPSAVNVLTQHSDVLGEFMEGRGAVTPGILTLTTGLSKPFMRLDKYPTLLKELERHMEESHPDRPDIQKCMASFKNLSAQCQEVRKRKELELQILTESIRLWEGDDIKTLGSVIYMSQVLVQSHVSEEKNERYLMLFPHVLLMLSASPRMSGFIFQGKLPLAGMIVTKLEDCEAHKNSFELNGTMFERLQVVCTNQQDLQDWVEHLSRQIKHTAATAPSHKPLTVPCHTLPSHPLTPSRHAEGRSMTVAPTYHTLPHPSSHSTSLSTMMWGPLEPPNTPKPWSLSCLRPAPPLRPSAALCYKEDLSKSPKSVKKLLPKRKPERKQSEEEFALRKSTAALEEDAQILKVIEAYCTSAKTRQTLNSTWQGTDLMHNHVLADVDQSCVDSPGRRSSVSRSELTSDLSEDSDYDSIWTSHSYRMGSVPRPRRETGLHVIIPGEEKVLVEDPSRNGQSAVQEKSLVDVVYALRDEVQELKQDNKKMKRSLEEEQRARKELEKVVRRVLKSINDPTWDETNL; from the exons CCGTTCGAGGCCAGTGACCTGCTGCTGGGACTGAACTTCTCCAAGGTGCTGAGCAGTCTGGTTGCCCTGAATAAAGTGACTGCAG ATATCGGTGTGGGCAGTGATTCGGTGTGCGCTCGACACTCTTCAGCTCACCGCATCAAATCGTTCGAGTCGCTGTCCTCTCAGGCTTCACTGGGCCGATCCTCCAAGCTGCTCCAGAATCAGTTTCGCAGTCTG GACATGTCGGAAAACAGCGGACAGCAGCTGCTGGTGAAGGCGCGATTCAACTTCCAGCAGACCAACGAGGATGAGCTCACCTTTAGCAAGGGTGACATCATCGGCGTGACTCGCCAGGAGGAGGGCGGCTGGTGGGAGGGGATGCTCAATGGCAAGACTGGCTGGTTTCCTAGCAACTACGTGCGCGAGGTCAAGGGCTCTG acaaacaagtgTCTCCCAAGTCTGGCACCCTAAAGAGCCCACCCAAAGGCTTCGACACCTCTGCAATCAGCAAGACGTACTACAACTTG gtGTTACAGAACATTTTAGAAACGGAAACAGAATATTCCAAGGACCTGCAGAGCCTCCTGACGAACTACCTGCGACCGCTTCAGAACATTGACAA ACTGGGCGGCTCGGAGGTGGCTCTGATCCTGGGAAACCTGGAGGAGATCAGCACCTTCCAGCAGATGCTCGTCCAATCGCTGGAGGAGTGCACCAA gCTTCCAGAAAGCCAGCAGAGGGTGGGTGGTTTCTTCCTCAACCTCATGCCCCAGATGAAGGCTCTGTATGTGGGTTACTGCTCCAACCATCCCTCTGCAGTTAATGTTCTCACCCAGCACAG TGACGTTTTGGGGGAGTTCATGGAGGGCCGTGGTGCAGTCACTCCTGGCATCCTCACCCTGACCACAGGCCTCAGTAAACCCTTTATGAGACTGGACAAATACCCGACTCTACTCAAAGAGCTGGAGAGGCACATGGAG GAGAGCCATCCTGACAGGCCAGACATCCAGAAGTGCATGGCATCTTTCAAAAATCTCTCC GCTCAGTGCCAGGAGGTGCGGAAACGTAAGGAGCTGGAGCTGCAGATTCTCACCGAGTCCATCCGGCTGTGGGAAGGAGACGATATCAAGACCCTGGGTTCCGTCATCTACATGAGTCAAGTCTTAGTCCAGAGTCATGTGTCAGAG GAGAAGAATGAGCGTTACCTCATGCTCTTCCCCCACGTCCTCCTCATGTTGTCTGCCAGTCCCAGGATGAGTGGCTTCATATTCCAG GGAAAACTGCCTCTTGCCGGGATGATAGTGACCAAACTGGAAGACTGTGAAGCTCATAAAAACTCCTTTGAGCTCAACG GCACCATGTTTGAGCGTCTCCAGGTGGTGTGCACCAACCAGCAGGACCTGCAGGACTGGGTGGAACACCTGAGCAGACAGATCAAACACACTGCAGCCACAGCGCCGAGCCACAAACCCCTCACCGTTCCCTGCCACACG CTCCCGTCTCACCCCCTCACCCCGTCCCGGCATGCTGAGGGGAGGTCCATGACAGTGGCTCCTACCTACCACACCCTgcctcacccctcctcccacAGCACCTCCCTCAGCACCATGATGTGGGGCCCGCTGGAACCACCCAACACCCCCAAACCCTGGAGCCTGAGCTGCCTGCGACCTGCACCCCCACTGCGGCCCTCTGCTGCCCTCTGCTACAAGGAG GATCTTAGTAAAAGTCCTAAGAGTGTGAAGAAACTCCTACCGAAGCGCAAACCTGAGAGGAAGCAGTCTGAAGAGGAGTTTGCCTTGAGGAAGA GTACAGCGGCTCTGGAAGAAGACGCTCAGATCCTGAAAGTTATCGAGGCGTATTGCACCAGCGCCAAAACCAGGCAGACTCTCAACTCCA CCTGGCAGGGCACCGACCTGATGCACAACCACGTGCTTGCAGACGTGGACCAGTCCTGTGTGGACTCGCCGGGCCGCCGTAGCAGCGTGTCCCGGTCAGAACTGACCTCGGACCTTTCGGAGGACTCTGACTATGACTCCATCTGGACCAGCCACAGTTACAGGATGGGCTCGGTGCCTC GACCACGAAGGGAAACGGGGCTGCATGTGATCATCCCCGGAGAGGAGAAAGTCCTTGTGGAGGATCCCAGTCGCAACGGGCAGAGTGCAGTGCAAGAAAA AAGCCTGGTGGATGTGGTGTACGCCCTCAGGGATGAAGTTCAAGAGCTGAAACAG GACAATAAGAAGATGAAGAGGTCactggaggaggagcagagagcCCGGAAGGAACTAGAAAAAGTAGTCAGGAGGGTTCTGAAGAGCATCAATGACCCGACGTGGGATGAAACGAACCTGTGA
- the arhgef7a gene encoding rho guanine nucleotide exchange factor 7a isoform X3, protein MQPQMSLKQRLESIPADSGEGRGHPRQIYQEPKNDGECLSNIKEFLKGCTSFRVEPFEASDLLLGLNFSKVLSSLVALNKVTADIGVGSDSVCARHSSAHRIKSFESLSSQASLGRSSKLLQNQFRSLDMSENSGQQLLVKARFNFQQTNEDELTFSKGDIIGVTRQEEGGWWEGMLNGKTGWFPSNYVREVKGSDKQVSPKSGTLKSPPKGFDTSAISKTYYNLVLQNILETETEYSKDLQSLLTNYLRPLQNIDKLGGSEVALILGNLEEISTFQQMLVQSLEECTKLPESQQRVGGFFLNLMPQMKALYVGYCSNHPSAVNVLTQHSDVLGEFMEGRGAVTPGILTLTTGLSKPFMRLDKYPTLLKELERHMEESHPDRPDIQKCMASFKNLSAQCQEVRKRKELELQILTESIRLWEGDDIKTLGSVIYMSQVLVQSHVSEEKNERYLMLFPHVLLMLSASPRMSGFIFQGKLPLAGMIVTKLEDCEAHKNSFELNGTMFERLQVVCTNQQDLQDWVEHLSRQIKHTAATAPSHKPLTVPCHTLPSHPLTPSRHAEGRSMTVAPTYHTLPHPSSHSTSLSTMMWGPLEPPNTPKPWSLSCLRPAPPLRPSAALCYKEDLSKSPKSVKKLLPKRKPERKQSEEEFALRKSTAALEEDAQILKVIEAYCTSAKTRQTLNSRPRRETGLHVIIPGEEKVLVEDPSRNGQSAVQEKSLVDVVYALRDEVQELKQDNKKMKRSLEEEQRARKELEKVVRRVLKSINDPTWDETNL, encoded by the exons CCGTTCGAGGCCAGTGACCTGCTGCTGGGACTGAACTTCTCCAAGGTGCTGAGCAGTCTGGTTGCCCTGAATAAAGTGACTGCAG ATATCGGTGTGGGCAGTGATTCGGTGTGCGCTCGACACTCTTCAGCTCACCGCATCAAATCGTTCGAGTCGCTGTCCTCTCAGGCTTCACTGGGCCGATCCTCCAAGCTGCTCCAGAATCAGTTTCGCAGTCTG GACATGTCGGAAAACAGCGGACAGCAGCTGCTGGTGAAGGCGCGATTCAACTTCCAGCAGACCAACGAGGATGAGCTCACCTTTAGCAAGGGTGACATCATCGGCGTGACTCGCCAGGAGGAGGGCGGCTGGTGGGAGGGGATGCTCAATGGCAAGACTGGCTGGTTTCCTAGCAACTACGTGCGCGAGGTCAAGGGCTCTG acaaacaagtgTCTCCCAAGTCTGGCACCCTAAAGAGCCCACCCAAAGGCTTCGACACCTCTGCAATCAGCAAGACGTACTACAACTTG gtGTTACAGAACATTTTAGAAACGGAAACAGAATATTCCAAGGACCTGCAGAGCCTCCTGACGAACTACCTGCGACCGCTTCAGAACATTGACAA ACTGGGCGGCTCGGAGGTGGCTCTGATCCTGGGAAACCTGGAGGAGATCAGCACCTTCCAGCAGATGCTCGTCCAATCGCTGGAGGAGTGCACCAA gCTTCCAGAAAGCCAGCAGAGGGTGGGTGGTTTCTTCCTCAACCTCATGCCCCAGATGAAGGCTCTGTATGTGGGTTACTGCTCCAACCATCCCTCTGCAGTTAATGTTCTCACCCAGCACAG TGACGTTTTGGGGGAGTTCATGGAGGGCCGTGGTGCAGTCACTCCTGGCATCCTCACCCTGACCACAGGCCTCAGTAAACCCTTTATGAGACTGGACAAATACCCGACTCTACTCAAAGAGCTGGAGAGGCACATGGAG GAGAGCCATCCTGACAGGCCAGACATCCAGAAGTGCATGGCATCTTTCAAAAATCTCTCC GCTCAGTGCCAGGAGGTGCGGAAACGTAAGGAGCTGGAGCTGCAGATTCTCACCGAGTCCATCCGGCTGTGGGAAGGAGACGATATCAAGACCCTGGGTTCCGTCATCTACATGAGTCAAGTCTTAGTCCAGAGTCATGTGTCAGAG GAGAAGAATGAGCGTTACCTCATGCTCTTCCCCCACGTCCTCCTCATGTTGTCTGCCAGTCCCAGGATGAGTGGCTTCATATTCCAG GGAAAACTGCCTCTTGCCGGGATGATAGTGACCAAACTGGAAGACTGTGAAGCTCATAAAAACTCCTTTGAGCTCAACG GCACCATGTTTGAGCGTCTCCAGGTGGTGTGCACCAACCAGCAGGACCTGCAGGACTGGGTGGAACACCTGAGCAGACAGATCAAACACACTGCAGCCACAGCGCCGAGCCACAAACCCCTCACCGTTCCCTGCCACACG CTCCCGTCTCACCCCCTCACCCCGTCCCGGCATGCTGAGGGGAGGTCCATGACAGTGGCTCCTACCTACCACACCCTgcctcacccctcctcccacAGCACCTCCCTCAGCACCATGATGTGGGGCCCGCTGGAACCACCCAACACCCCCAAACCCTGGAGCCTGAGCTGCCTGCGACCTGCACCCCCACTGCGGCCCTCTGCTGCCCTCTGCTACAAGGAG GATCTTAGTAAAAGTCCTAAGAGTGTGAAGAAACTCCTACCGAAGCGCAAACCTGAGAGGAAGCAGTCTGAAGAGGAGTTTGCCTTGAGGAAGA GTACAGCGGCTCTGGAAGAAGACGCTCAGATCCTGAAAGTTATCGAGGCGTATTGCACCAGCGCCAAAACCAGGCAGACTCTCAACTCCA GACCACGAAGGGAAACGGGGCTGCATGTGATCATCCCCGGAGAGGAGAAAGTCCTTGTGGAGGATCCCAGTCGCAACGGGCAGAGTGCAGTGCAAGAAAA AAGCCTGGTGGATGTGGTGTACGCCCTCAGGGATGAAGTTCAAGAGCTGAAACAG GACAATAAGAAGATGAAGAGGTCactggaggaggagcagagagcCCGGAAGGAACTAGAAAAAGTAGTCAGGAGGGTTCTGAAGAGCATCAATGACCCGACGTGGGATGAAACGAACCTGTGA